In Halobacillus amylolyticus, the following proteins share a genomic window:
- a CDS encoding AAA family ATPase, whose translation MDKSILKTWNSLDQEPQVTEIEALRLMNDEQIMDKEIKALLYIVLAYHRMKRHRDKDPLADQFIDEARVIDPDNPLVRDLYESIQLLKAYTLLKETPYEQWILHETDHDSAKGKKAQVMYDEVEVVQEQWNEELATKNIVDATSRRLKLYQEVYEHLLSLKEILTEALDSIEHRRINIPVKQVNEKTRKLTEYQDELYQRLPQFLTLSVNENPLESFDQMVGLSDVKKYIKHYYQFLKYQQYRRHIGFSMVDAPGLHMIMTGNPGTGKTTIARLLANIYYELGILDTKEVVEVNRSHLVGSYVGQSEENTMNYVQQAVGGVLFIDEAYSLKREGQTGNDYGQAVIDTLVSAMTSKEYGGKFAVILAGYPEEMRQFLWSNPGLRSRFPEQNHIELPDYQLHELLQIAEDAALENDFFFTERALMLFESLIEKERVDDSFGNARTVRNLVLKTIFKKGASEQLEDKRHWLDHMRISEQDLNFDETSDDESSSPIDRLHSLIGLNSVKEEVEKLSSFVQAQQKRKKRGYPVVPIQLHSVFSGNPGTGKTTVADIYAQILKECGLLKRGHMVVASRSDLVAGYVGQTAMKTKRKVREALGGVLFIDEAYALYNGGRDDFGKEAIETLVDEMTRHNENLVVILAGYKEEIKQLIASNPGLSSRFKKYLTFPDYDEHELFDMLAYQTGQYGYKLGDHVEQLLLDLFQSHEVEGNGRFINNLVNEAIQYQAIRLIDKEEEDLHTITHGDITNAWRIVRRES comes from the coding sequence GTGGATAAATCAATTCTTAAAACGTGGAACAGCCTTGATCAAGAGCCACAAGTTACAGAAATTGAAGCATTACGTTTGATGAATGATGAGCAAATTATGGATAAAGAAATAAAAGCACTCCTTTATATTGTCCTTGCCTATCATCGGATGAAGCGACATAGAGACAAGGATCCACTTGCTGATCAATTTATTGATGAAGCACGGGTGATCGATCCTGACAATCCTTTAGTTCGTGATTTATATGAGTCGATTCAGCTCCTTAAAGCTTATACACTTTTAAAGGAAACACCATATGAACAATGGATCCTTCATGAAACCGATCATGATTCCGCAAAAGGAAAAAAAGCACAGGTCATGTATGATGAAGTGGAGGTTGTGCAGGAACAGTGGAATGAAGAGCTTGCCACTAAAAATATTGTTGATGCGACAAGCCGTCGTCTTAAATTGTATCAAGAAGTGTACGAGCACTTACTATCTTTAAAAGAAATACTAACGGAAGCCCTCGATTCAATTGAACATCGGCGGATAAATATTCCGGTTAAACAAGTTAATGAGAAAACGAGAAAACTCACTGAATATCAAGATGAATTGTATCAACGCCTTCCACAATTTTTAACATTGTCAGTAAATGAGAATCCACTTGAGTCCTTTGACCAAATGGTGGGCTTATCTGATGTGAAGAAATATATTAAGCATTATTATCAGTTTTTAAAATATCAACAATATCGGCGTCATATTGGGTTTTCTATGGTTGATGCCCCCGGCCTCCACATGATTATGACTGGAAATCCTGGTACAGGTAAAACAACAATCGCTAGATTACTGGCGAACATTTATTATGAACTCGGAATCCTGGATACAAAAGAGGTGGTCGAAGTCAATCGTTCCCATCTTGTTGGTTCATATGTGGGGCAAAGTGAAGAGAATACGATGAATTATGTTCAGCAAGCTGTTGGCGGGGTTCTGTTTATCGACGAAGCCTATAGTTTGAAGAGAGAAGGGCAGACAGGGAATGATTATGGACAAGCTGTTATCGATACCCTAGTATCTGCCATGACCAGTAAGGAATATGGCGGAAAATTCGCCGTTATTTTAGCCGGTTATCCAGAAGAAATGCGTCAATTTCTTTGGTCTAACCCTGGTCTTCGCAGCAGATTTCCCGAACAAAATCACATTGAACTGCCTGATTATCAGCTTCATGAGCTCTTACAAATTGCTGAGGATGCGGCGCTTGAGAATGACTTTTTCTTTACTGAACGTGCACTGATGTTATTTGAATCCCTTATTGAAAAAGAACGGGTTGATGATTCATTTGGGAACGCACGAACCGTTCGTAACCTCGTGTTGAAAACGATTTTTAAAAAGGGTGCCTCCGAACAGCTAGAGGATAAGCGGCATTGGTTAGATCACATGAGAATAAGTGAGCAGGATTTAAATTTTGACGAAACAAGCGATGACGAATCCTCTTCACCCATAGATCGACTTCATTCACTTATTGGATTAAACAGTGTGAAAGAAGAAGTTGAAAAACTCTCCTCCTTTGTACAGGCCCAGCAGAAGAGGAAGAAGCGCGGGTATCCTGTAGTACCGATTCAGCTTCATTCGGTATTTTCAGGAAACCCTGGTACGGGTAAGACCACTGTTGCCGACATTTATGCACAGATTCTAAAGGAATGCGGTCTTTTGAAACGTGGACATATGGTCGTGGCTTCAAGAAGTGATCTTGTTGCGGGCTATGTTGGGCAGACAGCAATGAAAACGAAACGTAAAGTACGTGAAGCTCTCGGCGGCGTGCTGTTTATCGATGAAGCCTATGCCTTATATAACGGGGGACGTGATGATTTTGGAAAAGAAGCGATCGAAACCCTCGTTGATGAGATGACACGGCATAATGAAAACCTAGTCGTCATCTTGGCTGGGTATAAGGAGGAAATCAAGCAACTGATCGCTAGCAACCCTGGATTATCATCTCGATTTAAAAAGTATTTAACCTTTCCTGATTATGACGAACACGAGCTCTTCGACATGCTCGCTTACCAAACAGGGCAGTACGGCTATAAGCTTGGTGATCATGTTGAACAGCTTTTACTGGACTTATTTCAATCGCACGAAGTAGAAGGAAATGGACGATTCATCAACAATTTAGTTAATGAAGCGATCCAATATCAAGCGATTCGCTTAATAGACAAGGAAGAAGAAGACTTGCACACAATCACACATGGTGACATCACAAATGCTTGGCGCATTGTTCGGAGGGAGTCTTAA
- a CDS encoding FbpB family small basic protein, with amino-acid sequence MRRRQKITYSERVQENIRLIKADQKLLDQIDERIEQRHHNRMKQIPS; translated from the coding sequence ATGAGAAGAAGACAAAAAATAACCTATAGCGAGCGTGTTCAAGAGAATATTCGCTTAATAAAAGCTGACCAAAAGCTGCTCGACCAAATTGATGAACGAATTGAACAACGTCATCACAATCGTATGAAGCAGATCCCTTCGTAA
- a CDS encoding TlpA disulfide reductase family protein has product MIKQIGAGLFLMVLIGVVVFNVFSEDQGESSEGEVVEYNVTGDSSQEGTSITPPNAPDGLEVGEKAPDFTLETLAGETLSLSDLRGQKVILNFWATWCPPCREEMPRMEKFQQEYGDEIQIVAVNATGSESSIKKVRNYIEEGGYTFPVVLDKELNVNNDYQAIALPTTYFIGTDGVIQQPRKVGPMTYDFMVKMKNALN; this is encoded by the coding sequence ATGATTAAACAAATCGGAGCGGGGCTCTTTTTAATGGTTTTAATAGGTGTTGTAGTGTTTAATGTTTTTAGTGAGGACCAGGGAGAATCTTCAGAAGGTGAAGTTGTCGAGTATAACGTCACGGGAGATTCTTCACAGGAAGGGACAAGTATCACACCACCCAACGCTCCAGATGGCCTCGAAGTAGGAGAAAAAGCTCCTGATTTCACTTTAGAGACCCTTGCAGGGGAGACTTTAAGTTTATCCGACTTACGTGGACAGAAGGTGATATTAAACTTTTGGGCAACATGGTGTCCCCCATGTCGTGAAGAAATGCCGAGAATGGAAAAGTTTCAGCAAGAATACGGTGACGAAATTCAAATTGTCGCTGTTAATGCCACAGGTTCCGAAAGCAGTATAAAAAAAGTGAGAAATTATATAGAAGAGGGTGGATATACTTTTCCAGTCGTATTAGACAAGGAACTTAACGTGAACAACGATTATCAAGCGATCGCCCTTCCGACTACATATTTCATCGGGACGGATGGTGTCATTCAACAGCCACGTAAGGTCGGGCCGATGACTTATGACTTTATGGTGAAAATGAAGAATGCGTTAAATTAG
- the acnA gene encoding aconitate hydratase AcnA → MASNAFNARKQFDLNGKTYNYYDLKALENAGHGKISRLPFSIRILLESLLRQHDGRVIHDGHVESLANWGTSKSKGEDVPFKPSRVILQDFTGVPAVVDLASLRKAMVDMGGSPDEINPEVPVDLVIDHSVQVDKYGTADSLNANMELEFERNQERYEFLHWAQKAFNNYRAVPPATGIVHQVNLEYIANVVHAKENDEGTVDTYPDTLVGTDSHTTMINGLGVLGWGVGGIEAEAGMLGQPSYFPAPEVIGVKLNGSFPQGTTATDLALKVTQKLREQNVVGKFVEFFGPGLQEMPLADRATISNMAPEYGATCGFFPVDGESLEYMRLTGRSEEQIDLVEKYCKENNLWYDPSLEDPEFTSLVEIELSDLEPNLSGPKRPQDLIPLSQMKESFTKAITGPAGNHGFGLDKSEFDKEAEVEFANGKKAVMKTGALAIAAITSCTNTSNPHVMLGAGLVAKKAIEKGLDVPEYVKTSLAPGSKVVTRYLEDAGLMPYLNQLGFNLVGYGCTTCIGNSGPLLPEIEKAIADNDLTASSVLSGNRNFEGRIHPLVKANYLASPPLVVAYALAGTVDIDLKKEALGTDKDGEPVYFDDIWPTQEEIKAEISRAVTPEIFRKEYENVFNSNEKWNEIDTTDEPLYDWNDDSTYIQNPPFFEGLSRDPETVKPLNGMRVVGKFGDSVTTDHISPAGAIPKDMPAGEYLQENNVSPRNFNSYGSRRGNHEVMMRGTFGNIRIRNGLAPDTEGGYTTYWPTEEVMPIYTAAMKYKEDQTPLVVIAGNDYGMGSSRDWAAKGTDLLGIKTVIAQSFERIHRSNLVMMGVLPLQFKEGDTIESLGLTGRETIDVQVDESVKPHDLVKVTATDEEGNKKEFDVVARFDSEVEVDYYRHGGILQMVLRNKLS, encoded by the coding sequence ATGGCTAGCAATGCATTTAATGCTCGCAAACAATTTGACTTAAATGGCAAAACGTACAACTATTACGATCTAAAAGCCTTAGAAAATGCGGGACATGGCAAGATTTCCCGTCTGCCTTTCTCCATTCGTATTCTGCTTGAATCTCTGCTTCGTCAGCATGATGGACGTGTGATTCATGATGGTCACGTGGAGAGTCTAGCAAACTGGGGAACTAGTAAATCAAAAGGGGAAGATGTTCCATTTAAACCTTCCCGTGTAATCTTACAAGACTTCACTGGTGTTCCAGCTGTTGTTGACCTTGCTTCACTTCGTAAAGCAATGGTTGATATGGGAGGAAGCCCGGATGAGATTAATCCAGAGGTTCCGGTAGATTTAGTTATTGACCACTCTGTACAGGTTGATAAATACGGTACAGCTGACTCGTTAAATGCAAATATGGAGCTAGAATTCGAACGGAACCAGGAACGCTATGAATTTCTACACTGGGCTCAAAAGGCGTTTAATAACTATCGTGCTGTTCCACCAGCAACTGGTATCGTTCACCAAGTAAACTTAGAATACATTGCAAACGTCGTTCATGCGAAAGAGAACGATGAAGGTACTGTTGATACTTACCCTGACACACTTGTCGGGACAGACTCCCATACGACAATGATCAATGGTCTTGGCGTGCTTGGATGGGGTGTTGGCGGCATTGAAGCGGAAGCGGGCATGCTAGGACAGCCGTCCTACTTCCCTGCACCTGAAGTTATCGGTGTTAAACTTAACGGAAGTTTCCCGCAAGGAACAACAGCTACTGACTTAGCGTTAAAAGTTACACAAAAGCTAAGAGAACAAAACGTTGTTGGTAAATTTGTTGAATTCTTCGGGCCTGGTTTACAGGAAATGCCGCTTGCCGATCGCGCAACGATCTCAAACATGGCACCAGAATATGGCGCGACGTGTGGTTTCTTCCCGGTCGACGGCGAATCTCTAGAGTACATGCGTTTAACAGGACGCAGTGAAGAGCAAATTGATCTTGTCGAAAAATATTGCAAAGAGAACAATCTTTGGTATGACCCGTCTCTAGAAGATCCTGAATTCACATCATTGGTTGAAATTGAATTAAGTGACCTTGAGCCAAACTTATCTGGCCCTAAGCGTCCACAGGACTTAATTCCACTTTCTCAAATGAAAGAATCTTTTACTAAAGCGATTACTGGTCCAGCCGGAAACCACGGTTTTGGCTTAGACAAGTCTGAGTTTGATAAAGAGGCAGAAGTTGAATTTGCCAATGGCAAGAAAGCAGTTATGAAAACAGGTGCTTTAGCCATTGCCGCCATCACTTCTTGTACAAACACTTCTAACCCGCACGTTATGCTGGGAGCAGGGTTAGTTGCTAAAAAGGCAATTGAAAAAGGCCTTGATGTGCCTGAATATGTGAAGACGTCACTTGCCCCAGGTTCTAAAGTTGTTACACGTTACCTTGAAGATGCCGGGTTAATGCCATACTTGAACCAGTTAGGCTTTAACTTAGTAGGATACGGCTGTACAACTTGTATCGGGAACTCCGGTCCACTGCTTCCTGAGATTGAAAAGGCGATTGCTGATAATGATTTAACAGCCTCTTCTGTTCTCTCAGGTAACCGTAACTTTGAAGGCCGTATTCACCCGCTTGTTAAAGCAAACTACTTGGCTTCACCGCCACTTGTTGTCGCGTACGCGCTGGCTGGAACGGTTGATATAGATCTCAAGAAGGAAGCGCTTGGTACTGATAAGGATGGCGAGCCTGTTTACTTCGACGATATTTGGCCAACACAAGAGGAAATCAAAGCTGAAATCTCTCGTGCGGTCACACCTGAAATTTTCCGTAAAGAGTATGAGAATGTCTTCAACTCGAACGAAAAATGGAATGAGATCGACACAACAGATGAGCCTCTATATGATTGGAACGATGATTCTACGTATATCCAGAACCCGCCGTTCTTTGAAGGGTTATCTCGTGATCCAGAAACCGTTAAACCTCTTAATGGCATGCGCGTTGTTGGTAAATTTGGTGATTCCGTAACAACTGACCACATTTCTCCAGCTGGTGCTATTCCTAAAGATATGCCGGCAGGGGAATACCTTCAGGAGAATAACGTGTCACCTCGTAACTTCAACTCCTACGGTTCACGCCGAGGAAACCATGAAGTGATGATGCGTGGAACGTTTGGTAACATCCGTATCCGTAATGGGTTAGCTCCAGATACAGAAGGTGGCTACACTACGTACTGGCCGACTGAGGAAGTTATGCCTATTTACACGGCAGCAATGAAATACAAAGAGGATCAAACGCCTCTAGTTGTTATTGCTGGTAATGATTACGGCATGGGAAGCTCTCGTGACTGGGCAGCTAAAGGAACAGATCTTCTAGGAATTAAAACGGTTATTGCTCAAAGCTTTGAGCGTATTCACCGTTCAAACCTTGTGATGATGGGTGTTCTTCCATTGCAGTTCAAAGAAGGAGATACGATTGAATCTCTAGGATTAACAGGTCGTGAAACGATTGATGTTCAAGTTGATGAATCTGTTAAGCCTCATGATCTTGTAAAAGTAACGGCAACAGACGAAGAGGGGAATAAGAAGGAATTCGACGTCGTTGCTCGTTTTGATAGTGAGGTAGAAGTAGATTACTATCGTCATGGTGGAATTCTCCAAATGGTGTTACGTAACAAATTAAGCTAA
- a CDS encoding DUF2621 domain-containing protein, which yields MSGGFALFIVGWIVIMVTLMGIGGFFMFRKFLKRMPKEDGKSTIDWEEHYIERTLHMWKPEQKALLEELVSPVPELFRDIAKQKIAGRIGQVAIEKKCSKITQDVIIEGYILATPKRDHKFLIKKLNEKEIDITPYQPLFDR from the coding sequence ATGTCAGGTGGCTTTGCCCTATTTATTGTCGGGTGGATTGTCATCATGGTCACGCTTATGGGAATTGGCGGTTTTTTCATGTTTCGCAAGTTCCTTAAGCGAATGCCAAAAGAAGATGGAAAATCAACCATTGATTGGGAAGAACACTATATAGAGCGGACGCTCCATATGTGGAAACCAGAACAAAAAGCATTGCTTGAAGAACTTGTTTCCCCTGTTCCTGAGTTATTCCGAGACATTGCTAAGCAGAAAATTGCCGGGAGAATTGGACAAGTGGCCATAGAAAAGAAATGCTCCAAGATCACACAAGACGTCATCATAGAAGGGTATATTCTCGCTACACCTAAACGTGATCATAAATTTTTAATCAAAAAGCTTAACGAAAAAGAAATTGACATTACACCATACCAGCCTTTATTTGACCGCTAA
- a CDS encoding CcdC family protein, protein MFWIIASTVVAAFMATVMIFVRLRAARRPASVKKIILPPLFMSTGALMFLFPVFRVQWSQVAEAVCVGILFSFFLIRTSKFEVREDQIYLKPSKAFVFILFGLLILRIVLKLIIGQTIAFGQMSGMFFLLALGMIVTWRLAMLRQYLQLERTL, encoded by the coding sequence ATGTTTTGGATTATTGCAAGCACAGTGGTAGCTGCGTTTATGGCTACTGTAATGATATTTGTCCGGCTTCGGGCCGCTAGAAGGCCTGCCAGCGTGAAAAAGATTATCTTACCTCCACTTTTTATGAGTACGGGGGCGCTCATGTTTTTATTTCCGGTTTTTCGCGTGCAGTGGAGCCAGGTTGCTGAGGCAGTTTGTGTGGGGATTCTCTTTTCATTTTTTCTCATCCGTACATCAAAATTTGAAGTGCGGGAGGATCAGATTTATTTAAAGCCGTCAAAAGCGTTCGTCTTTATTTTATTTGGACTACTTATATTGCGTATTGTACTTAAGCTTATCATCGGGCAGACGATAGCTTTCGGGCAAATGAGCGGGATGTTCTTCCTGCTGGCCCTTGGCATGATCGTAACATGGCGTTTAGCCATGCTCAGGCAATACTTACAACTAGAAAGAACATTATAA
- a CDS encoding response regulator, with product MARILIVDDAKFMRATLTNILQKAQHHVVGEAENGKEAVEMFHELNPDLVTMDITMPEMSGLDALKQIKSAFKGAKVIMCSAMGQQKMVVEAIEMGAKDFIVKPFDEPHVLEAIERVLN from the coding sequence ATGGCTAGAATACTAATCGTAGATGATGCAAAGTTTATGCGGGCTACATTGACTAATATTTTACAGAAAGCTCAGCACCATGTAGTTGGGGAAGCAGAAAATGGCAAAGAGGCTGTTGAGATGTTTCATGAATTAAATCCGGACTTAGTAACGATGGATATAACCATGCCTGAGATGAGCGGCCTCGATGCTCTCAAACAAATTAAGTCTGCTTTTAAAGGTGCAAAAGTAATTATGTGTTCAGCTATGGGACAGCAGAAGATGGTCGTTGAAGCGATTGAAATGGGGGCAAAAGATTTCATTGTGAAGCCATTTGATGAACCGCATGTGTTAGAGGCGATCGAACGAGTGTTGAATTAA
- a CDS encoding Na(+)/H(+) antiporter subunit B, which yields MTRTNDLILRTTTSIIAFILLGFSVYLFFAGHNAPGGGFIGGLMAAAALVLMYMAYGLNAMEKVIRVNFRYMTFTGLLIAVATGAGSFAFGEPFLSQTFAYFQLPILGRTELATALLFDLGVYLTVIGISMTIILTVANDTE from the coding sequence ATGACTAGGACAAACGATTTAATACTACGAACGACGACATCCATTATTGCTTTTATCCTTCTTGGGTTCTCAGTCTATTTATTTTTTGCTGGGCACAATGCTCCTGGTGGAGGCTTTATCGGAGGATTGATGGCTGCTGCGGCCCTTGTTCTTATGTATATGGCTTATGGCCTGAATGCGATGGAAAAAGTGATTCGCGTTAACTTTCGCTACATGACTTTTACCGGGCTGCTAATTGCTGTTGCTACAGGTGCAGGCTCGTTTGCCTTTGGCGAACCATTCTTAAGCCAAACTTTCGCTTATTTCCAGCTGCCTATTTTAGGGAGAACAGAATTAGCTACCGCTCTATTATTTGATTTAGGGGTGTATTTGACCGTAATTGGTATCTCCATGACCATCATTTTAACGGTCGCGAATGATACCGAGTAA
- a CDS encoding cytochrome c biogenesis CcdA family protein produces MSDINIFLAFGAGFLSFISPCVLPLYPVFLSYITGMSINELKEDNGMLKKKSLTHTILFLLGFTIIFIILGFSGSLFSQFFIQNEEIIRRVGAILIIFFGFVIIGVFNFQFLMKDRKITFKNRPAGYLGSFIIGLTFSLGWTPCMGPILASVLALAADNPDLFLVMMISYSLGFSIPFLVLSFFIGKLDWIKRHSGKIMKIGGYIMIFMGIALYFDWMTKLTSYLAGLFGFQGF; encoded by the coding sequence ATGTCAGATATAAATATATTTTTAGCATTTGGTGCAGGCTTTCTTTCTTTTATATCACCATGTGTTCTTCCTTTGTATCCAGTTTTTCTATCCTACATAACGGGGATGAGCATAAATGAATTAAAAGAAGATAATGGAATGCTTAAGAAGAAGAGCCTCACTCACACAATATTGTTCCTGCTTGGTTTTACAATTATTTTTATAATTTTAGGATTTTCAGGATCTTTATTCTCCCAGTTTTTCATTCAAAATGAGGAGATTATCCGGAGAGTGGGAGCCATTCTGATCATCTTTTTCGGATTTGTGATCATCGGGGTGTTCAACTTCCAATTTCTTATGAAGGATCGCAAAATCACTTTTAAAAACCGTCCTGCCGGTTATCTTGGTTCATTTATTATCGGGCTGACATTTTCACTAGGTTGGACACCTTGTATGGGGCCGATATTAGCTTCCGTATTGGCGCTTGCAGCTGATAATCCGGACTTATTTCTTGTGATGATGATATCCTACTCCCTCGGATTTTCTATTCCATTTTTAGTCCTCTCTTTCTTTATTGGGAAATTGGACTGGATCAAACGACATAGCGGCAAAATTATGAAAATTGGCGGATATATTATGATTTTCATGGGGATCGCGTTGTATTTCGATTGGATGACGAAACTAACTTCCTATCTTGCGGGATTATTCGGCTTCCAAGGTTTTTAA
- a CDS encoding YneF family protein: protein MTLGIVWVIIIAVLALIGGVALGFFIARRYMMNYLKKNPPINEQMLRTMMMQMGQKPSQKKINQMMRSMNNQQNK from the coding sequence ATGACTTTGGGCATAGTATGGGTGATCATCATTGCCGTTTTGGCTCTCATTGGCGGAGTAGCCTTGGGCTTTTTCATAGCGAGAAGATATATGATGAACTATTTAAAGAAGAACCCGCCAATTAATGAGCAAATGTTGCGCACAATGATGATGCAAATGGGTCAAAAGCCATCACAGAAGAAGATTAATCAGATGATGCGTTCGATGAATAATCAACAGAATAAATGA